From a single Bacillus pseudomycoides DSM 12442 genomic region:
- a CDS encoding TetR/AcrR family transcriptional regulator, translating to MENKQSFIAEARREQIITAAIEVLKEIGYVSTSLSKIAKKANISTGLISYHFSGKEDLMNNTLIYLVEQEWSYIHERVVKKQTFTEKLTTFIEASLAYQITNRTNNIALVEIIFNARTPDHIPYYLLEDDEDLKNSLLQNILLQGQESKEFKDFHPQVIATVIQGAISESLLSPQKQLSLENFSAELIKTILEMVK from the coding sequence ATGGAAAATAAACAATCATTTATAGCAGAGGCTCGAAGAGAACAAATCATTACTGCAGCTATTGAAGTTTTAAAGGAAATCGGGTACGTAAGCACAAGTTTGTCCAAAATAGCGAAAAAAGCAAATATAAGTACAGGGCTCATTTCTTATCATTTCTCTGGCAAAGAAGATTTAATGAACAACACACTAATATATTTAGTTGAACAAGAATGGTCATATATTCATGAACGAGTTGTAAAGAAGCAAACATTTACAGAAAAATTAACTACATTTATAGAAGCGAGTTTAGCTTATCAAATTACAAACCGAACAAATAATATCGCTTTAGTTGAAATCATTTTTAATGCCCGTACACCAGATCACATCCCTTATTATTTATTAGAAGACGACGAAGATTTAAAGAATAGCTTACTGCAAAACATTCTTCTACAAGGGCAAGAATCAAAAGAATTTAAAGACTTTCATCCCCAAGTGATTGCAACCGTTATTCAAGGAGCAATATCAGAATCGCTGTTATCACCTCAAAAACAACTAAGTTTAGAAAATTTTAGTGCAGAACTTATTAAAACCATATTGGAAATGGTGAAGTGA
- a CDS encoding YqeB family protein, translating to MRDNKTVIGLSKFEKTLVIFIPIILGGLVGWFIPVIANWILKLPVVPMEKLFLFITSFNSLWVSIVATIIGIIIGMLLTLTIFDESLEVTISYTSLQLKLGDTVNTIEKSSISTIYMENKQFIILGKNGNELYRAVIETKKGTVREALHNYHYPWEEKDPFHIEYQRWALGHPDFPEKINALLHARELALKEKKVDTAKYLREDLAKLGVVIRDEKNGQYVRLIKDASDEG from the coding sequence ATGAGAGATAACAAAACCGTTATTGGACTTAGTAAGTTCGAAAAAACACTTGTCATTTTCATTCCAATTATATTAGGTGGTTTGGTTGGATGGTTCATTCCAGTCATTGCAAATTGGATATTAAAACTTCCTGTAGTTCCAATGGAAAAGTTATTCCTATTCATCACATCCTTTAACAGTCTATGGGTTTCAATTGTTGCTACCATTATCGGCATTATTATTGGTATGTTATTAACATTGACGATTTTTGATGAAAGTCTTGAAGTTACAATTTCTTATACTAGCTTGCAATTAAAATTAGGAGATACAGTAAATACCATTGAAAAATCGAGCATTTCAACAATTTATATGGAAAATAAGCAATTTATTATCCTTGGAAAAAATGGTAATGAATTATACAGAGCCGTTATTGAAACAAAAAAAGGTACAGTTCGAGAAGCACTTCATAATTACCACTATCCTTGGGAAGAGAAAGATCCTTTTCACATTGAATACCAAAGATGGGCTTTAGGACATCCCGATTTCCCTGAAAAAATTAATGCATTACTACATGCTAGGGAACTCGCACTAAAAGAGAAAAAAGTGGATACTGCTAAATACCTCCGAGAAGATTTAGCTAAATTAGGAGTTGTTATTAGAGATGAAAAAAATGGTCAGTATGTCCGACTCATTAAAGATGCTAGCGATGAAGGCTAA
- the tyrS gene encoding tyrosine--tRNA ligase → MGILQDLEFRGLINQQTDAEGLQQLLEKESVKLYCGFDPTADSLHIGHMLPVLMLRRFQLAGHQPIALVGGGTGMIGDPSGKKAERTLNTKDTVAYYTESIKNQLSNFLEFENVENPATMANNYDWLGNLDVITFLRDIGKNFGLNYMLAKDTVASRLETGISFTEFSYMILQSYDFLNLYQQQGCRLQIGGSDQWGNITAGLELIRKSEEDAKAFGLTIPLVTKSDGTKFGKTEGGAIWLDPEKTTPYEFYQFWINTDDRDVVKYLKYFTFLSHEEILELEKQVSEAPEKRAAQKALASEMTKLVHGAEALEQAIKISAALFSGSVAELTANEIEQGFKDVPSVERSAEDTVLIDLLVESKISPSKRQAREDVTNGAIYVNGERTQALDYVVTEKDRIEGKFTIIRRGKKKYFLIRY, encoded by the coding sequence ATGGGTATTTTACAAGATCTTGAATTTCGCGGACTAATTAATCAGCAAACAGATGCTGAAGGTTTACAACAATTATTAGAAAAAGAAAGCGTTAAATTATACTGTGGTTTTGATCCGACAGCAGATAGCTTACACATTGGTCATATGTTACCAGTATTAATGCTACGTCGTTTCCAATTAGCTGGTCATCAACCAATCGCACTTGTTGGTGGCGGTACTGGTATGATCGGTGACCCAAGTGGTAAAAAAGCAGAGCGTACATTAAATACGAAAGATACAGTTGCTTACTACACGGAAAGTATTAAAAATCAGCTTTCAAACTTCTTAGAGTTTGAAAATGTAGAAAATCCAGCAACGATGGCTAATAACTATGATTGGCTTGGTAACTTAGATGTAATTACATTCTTACGCGACATCGGTAAAAACTTCGGTTTAAACTATATGTTAGCAAAAGATACAGTAGCATCTCGTTTAGAGACTGGTATTTCATTTACTGAATTTAGTTACATGATTTTACAATCATACGACTTCTTAAATCTATACCAACAACAAGGTTGCCGCCTGCAAATTGGTGGTAGTGACCAATGGGGTAACATTACAGCTGGTCTTGAATTAATTCGTAAATCAGAAGAAGATGCGAAAGCATTCGGTTTAACAATTCCGCTTGTTACGAAATCTGATGGTACGAAGTTTGGTAAAACAGAAGGCGGCGCAATTTGGTTAGATCCAGAGAAAACAACTCCTTACGAGTTCTACCAATTCTGGATCAATACAGACGACCGCGATGTTGTAAAATACTTAAAATACTTCACATTCTTATCTCATGAAGAAATTCTTGAGTTAGAAAAACAAGTATCTGAAGCGCCAGAAAAACGTGCAGCACAAAAAGCACTAGCTTCTGAAATGACAAAACTTGTTCATGGCGCTGAAGCATTAGAGCAAGCAATTAAAATTTCTGCAGCATTATTTAGCGGTTCTGTAGCTGAACTAACTGCAAACGAAATTGAGCAAGGTTTCAAAGATGTACCATCTGTAGAACGCAGTGCAGAAGATACAGTATTAATCGACTTGCTTGTTGAAAGCAAAATTTCACCATCAAAACGCCAAGCGCGTGAAGATGTAACAAATGGTGCAATTTACGTAAACGGTGAGCGTACACAAGCATTAGATTATGTTGTAACAGAAAAAGACCGCATTGAAGGTAAATTTACAATTATCCGCCGCGGTAAAAAGAAATATTTCTTAATTCGTTACTAA
- a CDS encoding RNA polymerase sigma factor produces MAQIGIEEELMLAYQNGDKQAGEKLYVLIKPALYKFLYRFNRDEQLSIDLVQDTFLSLERKKHMYEIEKGKIKTYLFQIGYRLMINKLNRRKKWRSLLPFLVPIQEKEFSQEDRLTVREAILKVPEDQRAVLILSYYHDMPQKEIAEVLNIPVGTVKSRLHNGIKKLKQLLEVDEFERKSL; encoded by the coding sequence ATGGCGCAGATTGGGATTGAGGAAGAGCTCATGCTTGCGTATCAAAATGGAGATAAGCAGGCTGGAGAAAAACTATATGTTTTGATCAAACCAGCGCTATATAAATTTTTGTATCGATTTAACCGTGATGAGCAATTGAGTATAGATCTCGTTCAAGATACGTTTTTATCGTTAGAACGTAAGAAGCATATGTATGAGATTGAAAAGGGGAAAATTAAAACGTATTTGTTTCAAATCGGTTATCGCCTTATGATTAATAAATTGAATCGAAGAAAAAAGTGGCGCTCTCTTTTACCGTTTTTAGTACCGATTCAGGAGAAGGAGTTTTCACAAGAAGACCGGCTCACCGTAAGAGAGGCAATTTTGAAAGTTCCTGAAGATCAGCGGGCTGTCCTTATTCTTTCTTATTATCATGATATGCCGCAAAAGGAAATTGCAGAGGTGCTTAATATTCCTGTAGGAACGGTGAAATCTAGGCTTCATAACGGCATTAAGAAATTGAAGCAATTGCTGGAGGTAGATGAATTTGAACGAAAATCCCTTTGA